The Chryseobacterium aureum genome contains a region encoding:
- a CDS encoding tetratricopeptide repeat-containing sensor histidine kinase, translated as MKMLKLFTLFLLVLLGNIMYSQTTTNSSAAVEEVQVETKKLKKAMDTKNEPAQADSYYNIGETFFNGGNFPKSEEYYTKAKKLYEKLNDKANIEKATRRLAQSQEKQNKITPAISNYSMAAQMGYSEKSKAVNSNDVARLSSPIPELKAEAIQNNINLTKKENEQGDLAESYSQLADVNLKQKDVSSAEENLNTAYKISKKEAPQQALAINQKLADLYVENKNFEKAIEAKKKVLKEDFVKENSQEKVNQIQELADIYIKKNDPEEAVDLLKNAYGIALDKGHTLEAQRSVKKLDSLYAISGNMDASVQLYRDFLGKLPLLVSKDRSLVNNKILEDTEQRISQLEKEKELKDELIRKKNLFNYGLIGALMLLTGLIVFIFRMLKKVQIKNKKIALQSLRREMNPHFIFNSLNSVNHFIATNNELEANQYLTRFSKLMRGVMENSTQDFIPFQQELDLLQNYLALEKTRFTDKFDYEIEVDENLNRQNLQVPGMLIQPFLENAVWHGLRYRADKGFLKLSFQKSESHLKIIIEDNGIGIEESKKQKTRHQKTREGRGMKNTLERIQLLNDLYKKEITCSVKDKENSSGVLVTIQINMN; from the coding sequence ATGAAAATGCTTAAACTCTTTACGCTCTTTTTACTGGTGCTTTTGGGAAATATAATGTATTCCCAGACCACTACTAACAGCAGTGCTGCCGTGGAAGAAGTGCAGGTAGAAACGAAGAAGCTGAAAAAAGCAATGGATACCAAAAATGAACCTGCCCAGGCAGATTCATATTATAACATTGGGGAAACATTTTTCAATGGAGGAAACTTTCCCAAAAGTGAAGAATATTATACAAAAGCAAAAAAGCTGTATGAAAAACTCAATGATAAGGCGAATATTGAAAAAGCCACCCGAAGACTTGCCCAGTCCCAGGAAAAGCAGAATAAAATAACGCCTGCCATCAGCAATTACAGCATGGCAGCACAAATGGGGTACAGCGAAAAAAGTAAAGCAGTGAACTCGAATGACGTTGCAAGACTTTCTTCTCCCATCCCCGAACTTAAAGCAGAAGCGATTCAGAATAATATCAATCTGACTAAAAAAGAAAACGAACAGGGCGATCTTGCAGAAAGCTACAGCCAGCTGGCGGATGTCAATCTGAAGCAGAAAGATGTTTCCAGTGCTGAAGAAAACCTGAATACAGCCTATAAAATTTCTAAAAAAGAAGCTCCTCAGCAAGCTCTTGCTATCAATCAGAAACTGGCAGATCTCTATGTGGAAAACAAAAATTTTGAGAAAGCAATTGAAGCCAAAAAGAAGGTTCTTAAAGAAGATTTTGTGAAAGAAAACTCACAGGAGAAAGTGAACCAGATTCAGGAGCTGGCAGATATCTATATTAAAAAGAATGATCCTGAAGAAGCTGTGGATCTTTTGAAAAATGCCTATGGAATTGCATTAGATAAAGGTCATACGCTGGAAGCCCAGAGAAGTGTGAAAAAGCTGGACAGCCTGTATGCCATTTCAGGAAATATGGATGCATCGGTTCAGTTGTACAGGGATTTCCTGGGAAAACTTCCCCTTCTTGTTTCTAAAGACAGAAGCCTCGTGAATAATAAAATTCTGGAAGATACAGAACAGCGGATTTCACAGCTGGAAAAAGAAAAAGAGCTTAAAGACGAGCTTATCAGAAAGAAAAATCTCTTTAATTATGGTCTGATCGGTGCTTTGATGCTGTTAACCGGATTAATTGTTTTTATTTTCAGAATGCTGAAAAAAGTTCAGATAAAAAATAAGAAAATTGCCCTGCAGTCATTACGTAGGGAAATGAATCCGCATTTTATCTTTAACAGTTTAAACAGTGTCAACCACTTCATCGCTACCAACAATGAGCTGGAAGCCAATCAGTATCTGACCCGGTTTTCGAAGCTGATGCGGGGGGTGATGGAAAATTCTACTCAGGATTTTATTCCTTTTCAGCAGGAGCTTGATCTTCTTCAGAATTATCTTGCTCTGGAAAAAACACGTTTTACAGATAAATTTGATTATGAAATTGAAGTGGATGAAAACCTGAACAGGCAGAATCTTCAGGTTCCGGGAATGCTTATCCAGCCTTTTCTTGAAAATGCCGTCTGGCACGGACTCCGCTACAGAGCTGATAAAGGATTTCTAAAATTGAGCTTTCAGAAAAGCGAATCTCATCTGAAGATCATTATCGAGGACAACGGGATTGGCATTGAAGAAAGTAAAAAGCAAAAGACCCGGCACCAAAAAACGCGGGAAGGCAGAGGAATGAAAAATACGCTGGAAAGAATCCAGCTTCTGAATGATCTCTATAAAAAAGAGATCACCTGCTCTGTAAAGGATAAAGAGAACAGCAGTGGTGTTTTGGTAACCATACAGATCAATATGAACTAG
- a CDS encoding LytR/AlgR family response regulator transcription factor — MKIKAVIVDDELIAREVLRSYLTKYCPQVEILGEAENIKEAVPLITEKQPQLVFLDVEMPFGNAFDVLEATKDFSYETIFITAFSQYSLQALNKSASYYILKPIDIQELILAVNKVAESLEKKDELNRNKILLENLKLKPEKQQLILPTLQGFDVVKTEDIVRLQADGNFTQVYLTDGSKKMVCRFLKHFDDLLENPFVRVHRSHIINTGFVKSYHKSGTVMLSDDTEIEVSGSFKDNFLKVFS; from the coding sequence ATGAAAATAAAAGCTGTCATTGTAGATGATGAACTCATAGCAAGAGAAGTTTTACGAAGCTACCTCACCAAATACTGCCCGCAGGTGGAAATTCTGGGCGAAGCTGAAAATATCAAAGAAGCCGTTCCGTTAATCACCGAAAAACAGCCTCAGCTGGTTTTTCTGGATGTAGAAATGCCTTTTGGAAATGCCTTTGATGTTTTGGAAGCCACCAAAGATTTCTCCTATGAAACCATTTTCATTACCGCATTTTCACAATACTCATTACAGGCTTTAAATAAGTCGGCAAGCTATTATATTTTAAAACCTATTGATATTCAGGAATTGATTCTTGCCGTGAATAAAGTGGCGGAAAGTCTTGAGAAAAAAGATGAACTGAACCGGAACAAAATCCTTCTTGAAAATCTGAAATTAAAACCTGAAAAGCAACAGTTGATTTTACCTACTTTACAAGGATTTGATGTCGTAAAAACAGAAGATATTGTAAGGCTTCAGGCAGATGGAAACTTTACTCAGGTATATCTTACAGACGGCTCAAAGAAGATGGTATGCCGTTTTCTGAAACACTTTGACGACCTTCTGGAAAATCCGTTTGTGAGAGTTCACCGCTCCCACATTATCAATACCGGATTTGTGAAATCATATCACAAAAGCGGAACCGTGATGTTGTCTGATGATACAGAAATTGAAGTTTCAGGAAGCTTTAAAGATAATTTTCTAAAGGTATTTTCCTAG
- a CDS encoding lipocalin family protein — MKTIHKIILPVSLGALGLIVFNSYSVRIPRGASAVKNFDLKKYLGRWYEIARFDYRFEKNMDHVTAEYTENPDGTVQVRNKGYDYNKRVWNESIGEAKFVKDPTEARLKVSFFKPIWAGYNVIDIDEDYQYALVAGSSLKYLWMLSRTTNIPESIRQRFIQKARKIGYNTDELIWVKHNQ, encoded by the coding sequence ATGAAAACCATTCATAAAATTATACTTCCCGTTTCGTTGGGAGCACTGGGACTGATCGTTTTTAATTCCTATTCTGTAAGGATTCCCAGGGGTGCATCTGCGGTAAAGAATTTTGATCTGAAAAAATACCTGGGAAGATGGTACGAAATTGCCCGCTTTGATTACAGGTTCGAAAAAAATATGGATCATGTTACCGCAGAGTATACGGAAAATCCGGACGGAACGGTTCAGGTAAGAAATAAAGGGTATGATTACAATAAAAGAGTGTGGAATGAATCGATCGGGGAAGCGAAATTTGTAAAAGATCCTACGGAAGCCCGTCTGAAGGTTTCTTTTTTTAAACCGATCTGGGCGGGTTATAATGTAATAGATATTGATGAAGACTATCAGTACGCGCTGGTAGCAGGAAGCAGTTTAAAATATTTGTGGATGCTTTCCCGTACCACTAACATTCCGGAAAGCATCCGTCAGCGTTTTATTCAGAAAGCAAGGAAAATTGGTTATAATACTGATGAACTGATCTGGGTAAAGCATAATCAGTAA
- a CDS encoding DUF7832 domain-containing protein, producing MSKYDDASWHYGGDFPEGLPQKNGATHTGMFLNWCIHNNLISKELEEDNAEEIEKVKRREMTGAEFIMDSCDGKFSEYDLNELGNLFAKDYYADDTDFGNRYSSFADDYVNIFDAKAEESDYEYETFYHIEDTYDNFDLMKQVIDHRFEEWKEYINS from the coding sequence ATGTCTAAATATGATGATGCTTCATGGCATTACGGCGGTGATTTTCCGGAAGGGCTTCCTCAGAAAAACGGGGCTACCCACACAGGAATGTTCCTGAACTGGTGCATTCATAACAATCTGATCTCCAAAGAACTGGAAGAAGATAATGCAGAGGAAATAGAAAAAGTAAAACGAAGAGAAATGACAGGTGCAGAATTCATTATGGATTCCTGTGATGGTAAATTTTCTGAATATGATCTGAATGAACTGGGAAATCTTTTTGCAAAGGATTATTACGCGGATGACACAGATTTCGGCAACAGATACAGTTCATTTGCTGATGATTACGTGAATATTTTTGATGCCAAAGCAGAGGAAAGCGACTACGAATATGAAACATTCTACCACATAGAAGATACCTATGACAACTTTGATCTGATGAAACAGGTTATTGACCACCGTTTTGAGGAATGGAAAGAATACATTAATAGTTAG
- a CDS encoding CinA family nicotinamide mononucleotide deamidase-related protein yields MEKAVLITIGDEILSGNTVDTNSNFIATELKNIGIKVIQILTISDEIETIKEALKMAFEKGDLVITTGGLGPTRDDKTKKALAEYFDDEIALDEVTFTHLKAYMERRGRADILERNREQAFVPTKSIVFQNHYGTAPCMMMEQDGKLCYSLPGVPYEVKPLIKDQIIPYLQHRFKLHYIHTRIVSVVGIPESILADKIEDWELALPENIALSYLPVGTRVKLRLTASGEDEEQLKQRTEEEIQKLLPLVEGHVIAVSEDKIENILAEMLTERNLTISTAESCTGGELAKMITSVAGSSKYFLGGMIAYATEKKIKVLNVSKETVNQFTVVSEQVAQEMAKGCQQLFETHISLSTTGVAGPGKGEDGKDVGTVYYTIRINDQETTSKLYLPHLERTDFMHFVAQKVIQDLVSLLIDR; encoded by the coding sequence ATGGAAAAAGCTGTTCTGATTACTATCGGTGATGAAATCCTTTCCGGAAATACGGTAGATACCAATTCTAATTTTATTGCCACGGAACTTAAAAATATAGGAATAAAAGTTATTCAGATTCTTACCATCTCAGACGAAATTGAAACCATTAAAGAAGCTTTAAAAATGGCCTTCGAAAAGGGAGATCTTGTCATTACCACAGGCGGATTAGGCCCTACAAGAGATGATAAAACCAAAAAAGCCCTCGCAGAATATTTCGATGATGAAATTGCTTTGGATGAGGTAACCTTCACCCATCTGAAAGCGTATATGGAAAGAAGAGGAAGGGCAGATATTCTTGAAAGAAACAGAGAGCAAGCTTTTGTACCTACCAAATCCATTGTGTTTCAGAACCATTACGGAACTGCTCCATGCATGATGATGGAACAGGATGGAAAACTGTGTTACAGCCTTCCGGGGGTTCCTTACGAAGTGAAGCCGCTGATAAAAGATCAGATTATCCCTTATTTACAGCACAGATTTAAGCTTCATTATATCCATACCAGAATTGTTTCTGTGGTAGGAATTCCTGAAAGTATTCTGGCAGATAAAATTGAAGACTGGGAACTGGCACTTCCGGAAAATATTGCATTATCTTATCTTCCGGTAGGAACGCGTGTAAAGCTTCGTCTGACAGCTTCCGGTGAAGATGAAGAACAATTGAAACAAAGAACAGAAGAAGAGATTCAAAAGCTGCTTCCACTGGTAGAAGGACATGTTATTGCAGTTTCAGAAGATAAGATTGAAAATATTCTGGCAGAAATGCTTACCGAAAGAAATCTTACAATTTCCACCGCAGAAAGCTGTACCGGAGGTGAGCTGGCAAAAATGATTACTTCAGTTGCGGGAAGCTCAAAATATTTCCTTGGCGGAATGATAGCTTATGCAACAGAGAAAAAGATTAAAGTGCTAAATGTTTCCAAAGAAACGGTAAACCAGTTTACCGTGGTAAGCGAGCAGGTGGCTCAGGAAATGGCAAAAGGCTGCCAGCAGCTGTTCGAAACTCATATTTCTCTTTCTACAACAGGTGTTGCAGGCCCGGGAAAAGGAGAAGATGGTAAAGATGTTGGAACCGTTTACTACACCATCAGGATTAATGACCAAGAAACGACATCGAAATTATATCTGCCGCATCTGGAAAGAACAGATTTCATGCACTTTGTTGCTCAAAAAGTTATTCAGGACCTTGTAAGTCTTCTTATAGACAGGTAA
- a CDS encoding polysaccharide deacetylase family protein, translated as MENSKQIFQTSSKKRWKSVQWGSRVFIFIGILLLLALGLMMTLDRSPKIPFKEDYKAVITANRPYLQENKISKEYKGFRSFISEKTIHTNLDKIQKARAERYKNQNRNWAQFPGGIRSAFYVAWDPQSLMSLKRNIRHVNLVFPEWFFLDPKTGDLKTNVDPEGYKVIKRTGVAAMPMLSNNFDREFRSEGLVKVLNDPQKRTHLIQKITQQCQKYHFKGINIDFEDMNLNSDENLIAFMKELSETFKKNQLLVTMDIMTDNDDYNIPRLNPYVDYFVLMAYDEYSAGSDAGPVSSQKWIEEQTGKIVKQTSPQKIILGLGAYGYDWSSNKDDNTSVTYMQAITKASASKAVIDFNDNTFNLNYSYTDSKNLTHTVFFNDAASIFNTMRFSSEYPLAGTALWRLGSEDSRVWNFYDKDLTFAGLSKLNLKTLENVKGQTMVDYIGDGEVLDVLNTPHDGKIALEIDPKEKIITDENYITYPSSYEVKKYGSAPQKELVLTFDDGPDETYTPQVLDILSKYHVPAAFFLVGLNAEKNLPLVKRIYREGHEIGNHTFTHENVAKVSPERALLEMKLTRLLIECITGHSTILFRAPYNADSEPTTSEEIIPVALARQQNYLDIGENIDPEDWQPGIKADEIVKRVMAGIKQERGNIILLHDAGGDTREETVKALKILIPTLQKQGYHFTNLTNILHKSRSELMPEVPKTRSYYIMQLNLVLATFIYGVSHFLVALFTIFIVLGLIRLLLMAYWAFKERKKEKKLGEFPVLESYPKVSIIVPAYNEEVNIVSSLQNLLKQTYPNFNIIMVDDGSKDSTYEKALEAFPDHPKLKIFTKGNGGKATALNFGISQTDAEYVVCIDADTKLQQDAVKYLIARFLNSDPEEKIAAVAGNVKVGNRVNWLTRWQAIEYTTSQNFDRLAYAHINAVTVIPGAIGAFKKSVIMEAGGYSSDTLAEDCDITVKILKAGYTVANENRAVAVTEAPETVKQFLKQRFRWTYGIMQMFWKQKQTFLNPKYKGLGLWAMPNILLFQYIIPFFSPFADVIMFFGILSGNGDKILTYYLIFLLVDASLALVAFIMQREKLINLLYIIPQRFGYRWLMYIVLFKSLRKALKGEMQSWGFLKRTGNVKEIATS; from the coding sequence GTGGAAAATTCCAAACAGATTTTTCAGACCAGCAGCAAGAAACGCTGGAAAAGTGTACAATGGGGAAGCCGTGTTTTTATTTTTATAGGAATACTGCTTCTTCTTGCCTTAGGTCTGATGATGACCCTGGACAGAAGTCCTAAAATTCCTTTTAAAGAAGATTATAAAGCTGTCATTACAGCCAACAGACCTTATCTTCAGGAGAATAAAATTTCCAAAGAATACAAAGGTTTCAGAAGCTTTATTTCTGAAAAAACAATTCATACCAACCTTGACAAAATTCAGAAGGCAAGAGCAGAACGATACAAAAACCAGAACCGGAACTGGGCTCAGTTTCCCGGAGGGATCCGATCTGCATTTTATGTGGCGTGGGATCCTCAGTCTCTGATGTCCCTGAAAAGAAACATCAGACACGTCAATCTTGTTTTCCCCGAATGGTTTTTCCTTGATCCTAAAACAGGAGATCTGAAAACCAATGTGGACCCCGAAGGATACAAAGTGATCAAAAGAACAGGCGTGGCGGCAATGCCTATGCTGAGTAACAACTTTGACCGTGAATTCCGCTCAGAAGGACTGGTAAAAGTGCTTAATGATCCGCAGAAAAGAACCCATCTGATTCAAAAGATTACGCAGCAATGCCAAAAATATCATTTCAAGGGAATCAATATTGACTTTGAGGATATGAATCTGAATTCTGATGAAAACCTGATTGCCTTCATGAAAGAACTTTCAGAGACTTTCAAAAAAAATCAGTTACTGGTTACAATGGATATCATGACAGATAATGATGATTACAATATCCCAAGACTGAATCCTTATGTAGATTATTTTGTTTTGATGGCTTATGACGAATATTCCGCAGGAAGTGATGCAGGGCCGGTTTCTTCTCAAAAATGGATTGAAGAGCAGACAGGGAAAATTGTGAAACAAACCTCTCCTCAAAAGATTATTCTGGGATTGGGAGCATATGGCTATGACTGGAGTTCCAATAAGGATGATAATACCTCTGTTACTTATATGCAGGCGATTACCAAAGCCAGTGCCAGTAAAGCCGTTATTGATTTTAATGACAATACTTTCAATTTAAATTATTCCTATACAGATTCTAAGAATTTAACCCACACTGTATTTTTCAATGATGCAGCTTCTATCTTCAATACCATGCGTTTCTCATCAGAATATCCTTTGGCAGGAACAGCACTCTGGAGATTGGGAAGCGAAGACAGCAGAGTATGGAACTTCTATGATAAAGATCTTACGTTTGCAGGGCTTTCCAAACTGAATTTAAAAACACTGGAGAATGTGAAAGGACAGACCATGGTGGATTATATCGGAGATGGAGAAGTGCTGGACGTCCTTAATACTCCTCATGACGGAAAAATAGCACTGGAAATAGACCCGAAAGAGAAAATCATCACAGACGAAAATTATATTACCTATCCAAGTTCCTATGAAGTGAAAAAATACGGAAGTGCTCCTCAGAAAGAACTTGTTCTTACGTTTGATGATGGTCCGGATGAGACATATACTCCGCAGGTATTGGATATTTTGTCCAAATACCACGTTCCCGCAGCATTCTTCCTGGTAGGGCTCAATGCAGAAAAGAACCTTCCGCTCGTTAAAAGAATTTACCGCGAAGGACATGAAATAGGCAATCACACCTTTACCCATGAAAATGTGGCAAAAGTAAGCCCGGAAAGAGCTTTGCTTGAAATGAAACTGACAAGACTGCTGATTGAATGTATTACAGGCCACAGCACCATTCTGTTCAGAGCTCCGTATAACGCAGATTCTGAGCCTACCACATCAGAAGAGATTATTCCGGTAGCATTGGCCAGACAGCAGAATTATCTTGATATCGGGGAAAACATAGACCCTGAAGACTGGCAGCCGGGAATCAAAGCAGATGAGATCGTAAAACGTGTAATGGCCGGGATTAAACAGGAAAGAGGGAATATCATCCTTCTTCACGATGCCGGCGGAGATACCCGTGAAGAAACCGTAAAAGCGCTGAAAATCCTGATTCCGACTCTTCAGAAACAGGGCTATCATTTTACGAACCTTACAAATATCTTACACAAAAGCAGAAGCGAACTGATGCCTGAAGTTCCTAAAACAAGATCCTATTACATCATGCAGCTGAATCTTGTACTGGCAACCTTTATTTATGGAGTAAGCCACTTTTTGGTTGCCCTGTTTACTATTTTCATTGTGTTAGGATTGATCAGGTTACTGCTGATGGCCTATTGGGCATTCAAAGAAAGAAAAAAAGAAAAAAAACTAGGTGAATTTCCGGTGTTGGAATCCTATCCGAAGGTTTCTATCATTGTTCCTGCTTATAATGAAGAAGTCAATATCGTATCTTCTCTGCAGAATTTACTGAAACAGACCTATCCTAATTTTAATATTATTATGGTAGATGACGGAAGTAAAGATTCTACCTATGAAAAGGCTTTGGAAGCATTTCCTGATCATCCGAAACTGAAAATTTTCACCAAAGGAAACGGTGGAAAAGCCACTGCCCTGAATTTTGGAATATCACAGACGGATGCAGAGTATGTAGTATGTATTGATGCCGATACCAAGCTGCAGCAGGACGCTGTGAAATATCTGATCGCAAGATTTTTGAATTCAGATCCGGAAGAAAAAATTGCAGCCGTTGCAGGAAACGTGAAAGTAGGAAACAGAGTCAACTGGCTTACCAGATGGCAGGCGATAGAATATACAACAAGTCAGAATTTTGACAGGCTGGCGTATGCTCACATCAATGCTGTTACCGTGATTCCGGGTGCTATCGGAGCCTTTAAGAAATCTGTGATTATGGAAGCAGGAGGCTATTCATCCGATACCCTGGCAGAAGATTGTGATATTACGGTGAAAATACTGAAAGCGGGATATACCGTTGCCAACGAAAACAGAGCCGTTGCAGTAACTGAAGCTCCGGAAACCGTGAAACAGTTTCTGAAACAGCGTTTCCGCTGGACCTACGGAATCATGCAGATGTTCTGGAAACAGAAACAGACCTTCCTTAATCCCAAATATAAAGGATTGGGACTCTGGGCTATGCCGAATATTTTATTATTCCAATACATCATACCCTTTTTCTCGCCATTCGCAGACGTGATTATGTTTTTTGGAATCCTGTCCGGAAACGGAGATAAAATATTGACCTATTATCTGATTTTCCTTCTGGTGGATGCTTCATTAGCTTTAGTAGCATTTATCATGCAGCGGGAAAAACTCATCAATCTCTTGTATATAATTCCACAGAGATTCGGGTATAGATGGCTGATGTATATTGTATTGTTTAAAAGTTTAAGAAAAGCACTGAAAGGCGAAATGCAGTCCTGGGGATTCCTGAAAAGAACCGGGAATGTGAAAGAGATCGCAACTTCTTAA